The following proteins are encoded in a genomic region of Streptococcus gwangjuense:
- a CDS encoding DUF1697 domain-containing protein — MTRYALLVRGINVGGKNKVVMAELRQELSELELEKVETYINSGNIFFTSTAPKARLVEKLEAFFEVHYPFIQSFSLLSLEDFEEELENLPEWWTKDLARKDVLFYTDSLDVDQVIEKVNSLELKDEVVHFGRLGIFWGKFSEESYYATAYHKYLLKMPFYRNITIRNAKTFDKISQMLKNNNGDTQ, encoded by the coding sequence ATGACGCGATATGCTTTACTTGTTCGGGGCATTAACGTAGGTGGGAAAAATAAGGTTGTCATGGCGGAGCTACGTCAAGAATTGTCCGAATTGGAGCTTGAAAAGGTTGAAACCTACATAAACAGTGGCAATATTTTCTTTACTTCGACAGCTCCCAAAGCCCGATTGGTTGAAAAGTTAGAGGCTTTCTTTGAAGTCCATTATCCATTTATTCAGAGCTTTTCCTTGTTGAGTCTTGAGGACTTTGAAGAGGAACTTGAAAATCTGCCTGAATGGTGGACCAAAGATTTGGCACGAAAGGATGTGCTCTTCTACACGGATAGCTTGGATGTGGATCAAGTCATCGAGAAAGTGAACAGTTTGGAACTGAAAGATGAAGTGGTTCATTTTGGAAGACTTGGGATTTTCTGGGGGAAATTCTCTGAGGAATCCTACTATGCAACTGCCTATCATAAGTACTTGCTCAAGATGCCTTTTTATCGCAACATCACCATTCGCAATGCTAAAACTTTTGACAAAATCAGTCAAATGCTAAAAAATAATAACGGAGACACACAATGA